From a single Chlamydia muridarum str. Nigg genomic region:
- a CDS encoding inorganic phosphate transporter encodes MWWLLVCVVIGGFYTAWNIGANDVANAVGPSVGAGVLTLRQAVLIAAVFEFLGAVVLGDRVIGTIESGLVAPADHVLSSQDYVFGMTAALFATGVWLQIASFFGWPVSTTHAIVGGVLGFGIILKEDAVIYWDSCARIFVSWLASPIIGGYFAFLIFSFIRKAILYKRDPVSAMVRIAPFLSAIIIFALGLILILSGAVARVVAFPVAFRVVCGLVVFAFAFTIWGVHFFKLAVLPQKVGPGTLLDRLLSKSTDYGRQYLVVERIFAYLQIVIACFMSFAHGSNDVANAIAPVAGIYRALYPQSYSPKVLFIFMSLGGLGLVFGLATWGWRVIDTIGKKITELTPSRGFSVGMSSAITIAAASAFGFPISTTHVVVGAVLGVGLARGLQAINLRIIKDIVLSWFVTVPAGAALSIMFFLLLRAVFC; translated from the coding sequence ATGTGGTGGCTGCTGGTTTGTGTGGTTATAGGCGGATTCTACACTGCTTGGAACATAGGCGCTAATGATGTAGCGAATGCTGTGGGGCCAAGTGTAGGGGCTGGCGTGTTGACTTTGCGACAGGCTGTTCTCATTGCTGCGGTTTTTGAATTCCTTGGAGCTGTGGTATTAGGGGATCGAGTTATCGGTACCATTGAAAGTGGTTTAGTGGCGCCGGCCGATCATGTTCTGTCTTCCCAAGATTATGTCTTTGGAATGACAGCAGCTCTTTTTGCTACTGGTGTTTGGTTACAGATAGCATCTTTTTTTGGGTGGCCAGTATCAACAACCCATGCTATTGTGGGAGGCGTTTTAGGCTTTGGAATCATCCTTAAAGAGGATGCTGTTATCTATTGGGATTCCTGTGCTCGAATATTTGTCAGCTGGTTAGCCTCTCCTATTATTGGGGGATATTTCGCTTTTCTTATTTTCTCTTTTATTCGAAAAGCCATTCTTTATAAAAGAGATCCAGTTTCTGCCATGGTGCGTATAGCTCCGTTTCTATCTGCTATTATTATTTTTGCTTTAGGTTTGATCCTTATCCTTAGTGGAGCAGTGGCTCGTGTAGTGGCTTTTCCTGTAGCTTTCCGCGTTGTTTGTGGATTAGTTGTTTTCGCTTTTGCCTTTACGATTTGGGGAGTGCACTTTTTTAAACTGGCCGTTCTCCCTCAAAAAGTGGGGCCAGGAACATTGTTAGATCGACTGTTATCCAAAAGTACAGATTATGGACGACAGTACCTTGTTGTTGAGCGTATTTTTGCTTACTTACAAATAGTCATTGCGTGCTTTATGTCTTTTGCCCACGGGTCTAATGATGTTGCCAATGCTATAGCTCCTGTTGCTGGTATTTATCGGGCTCTATATCCGCAAAGTTACTCTCCGAAAGTTCTCTTTATATTCATGTCTCTAGGGGGCTTAGGTTTAGTCTTTGGATTGGCAACATGGGGTTGGCGTGTAATTGATACTATTGGGAAAAAAATCACAGAGCTTACGCCATCGAGAGGGTTCTCTGTAGGAATGAGCTCGGCTATCACTATTGCAGCAGCATCTGCTTTTGGATTCCCTATATCAACTACACATGTTGTTGTGGGTGCCGTATTGGGGGTAGGGTTAGCAAGAGGGCTGCAAGCTATCAATCTACGGATTATTAAAGACATTGTACTCTCGTGGTTTGTTACAGTGCCCGCAGGAGCAGCTCTTTCCATCATGTTTTTTTTGTTATTACGCGCAGTATTTTGTTAA
- a CDS encoding phosphoglycerate kinase, with the protein MDKLSIKDLSPEGKKVLVRVDFNVPIKDGKILDDVRIRSAMPTINYLLKRDAAIILVSHLGRPKGDMFEEAYSLAPIVPVLEGYLGHHVPLSPDCVGEVARQAVAQLSPGRVLLLENVRFHRGEEHPEEDPSFAVELAAYADFYVNDAFGTSHRKHASVYRVPQMFPDRAAAGFLMEKELEFLGQHLLVEPKRPFTAILGGAKVSSKIGVIEALLSRVDNLVLAGGMGYTFLKAMNQQVGNSLVEETGIPLAKRVLEKARTQGVKIYLPVDAKVARRCETGEDWQELSIQEGIPEGFSGFDIGSKTIALFSEVIQDSATVFWNGPVGVYEVPPFDQGSKAIAQCLASHSSAVTVVGGGDAAAVVALAGCTSQISHVSTGGGASLEFLEKGYLPGTEILSPARS; encoded by the coding sequence ATGGATAAACTATCAATAAAAGACCTTTCCCCAGAAGGGAAAAAGGTACTAGTTCGTGTAGATTTTAATGTTCCTATTAAGGACGGAAAAATTTTAGATGATGTCCGTATTCGTAGTGCTATGCCTACGATCAATTACCTATTGAAGAGAGATGCTGCGATCATTTTAGTCAGTCATTTAGGGCGTCCTAAGGGAGATATGTTCGAAGAAGCGTATTCGTTAGCTCCTATTGTGCCTGTATTAGAAGGATATTTGGGGCATCATGTGCCTCTATCTCCAGATTGTGTTGGAGAAGTTGCACGGCAGGCTGTTGCGCAGTTGTCTCCTGGAAGAGTGCTTCTTCTTGAAAATGTACGTTTTCATAGAGGGGAAGAGCATCCTGAGGAGGATCCTAGTTTTGCTGTTGAGCTTGCTGCTTACGCCGATTTTTATGTAAATGATGCCTTCGGAACCTCTCATCGGAAGCATGCTTCTGTGTATCGAGTTCCTCAAATGTTCCCCGATCGTGCTGCTGCGGGATTTCTAATGGAAAAAGAGCTTGAATTTTTGGGACAGCATTTATTAGTGGAGCCTAAGCGTCCCTTTACGGCCATCCTAGGTGGTGCTAAGGTATCTTCAAAAATAGGGGTAATCGAAGCTTTACTCTCGAGAGTTGATAATTTAGTGTTAGCTGGAGGTATGGGGTATACTTTTCTAAAAGCTATGAATCAGCAAGTTGGGAATTCATTGGTGGAAGAGACAGGCATTCCTTTAGCGAAAAGGGTTTTGGAAAAAGCTCGGACACAAGGGGTTAAGATTTATCTTCCGGTAGATGCCAAAGTTGCAAGACGTTGCGAAACTGGGGAAGATTGGCAAGAGTTGTCAATACAGGAGGGGATTCCTGAGGGTTTCTCTGGTTTCGATATTGGGTCTAAGACGATAGCTCTATTTTCTGAGGTGATCCAAGATTCCGCAACGGTATTTTGGAATGGCCCTGTTGGGGTTTATGAAGTTCCTCCTTTCGATCAAGGATCAAAAGCCATCGCTCAGTGTCTTGCAAGTCATTCTTCTGCAGTGACGGTTGTTGGTGGGGGTGATGCCGCTGCCGTAGTTGCTTTAGCAGGATGTACCTCGCAGATTTCCCATGTATCCACAGGAGGAGGAGCTTCTTTGGAATTCTTAGAGAAGGGCTATCTTCCAGGGACAGAAATTCTCTCCCCTGCTCGCAGTTAA
- the semD gene encoding SemD/SinC family type III secretion system effector encodes MGIRPTGGNNGYQSLPISGDSDSDSVSNVSSAGSLGSHSISSQGRSKGICARIADVFRNCFSRNSKTASPSSSRSITQADIHHPTLSGQGTQAILSTGDAKVDSAVIHGDLRAQNTRTVATHIQSKLKSMEKQSSGNYKAGAYDAVRYALFTPGGTSVNSQQAHQICTRGRDLWQQSVDDLGEHENTDGLMMLSCLCLGGRQVPTGQLREFMEGVRDTFTDEGESVDPTTDDILDLAAQIDAAELSKPGSKNDILAYLGNCGKATLDNSQVSNLVLDSQEETSPQQVRDNSQEIQRLLDYAQQTDPVLFLQTVTALTSDIFFEGGESVGDPFDY; translated from the coding sequence ATGGGTATTCGACCTACTGGTGGGAATAACGGATATCAGTCCCTTCCAATTTCTGGAGACAGTGACAGTGATAGCGTGAGTAATGTCAGCAGTGCTGGATCTCTTGGAAGTCATAGTATTTCTTCCCAAGGAAGATCTAAAGGCATATGTGCGCGAATAGCTGATGTATTTAGAAATTGTTTCTCTCGTAATAGTAAAACTGCCTCCCCATCATCTAGTAGGTCTATTACCCAAGCGGATATTCATCACCCAACTCTTTCTGGACAGGGAACCCAAGCAATTCTCTCTACCGGAGATGCAAAAGTGGACAGTGCAGTTATTCATGGAGATTTGCGTGCACAGAATACACGGACAGTAGCTACCCATATTCAGAGTAAATTAAAATCCATGGAGAAACAGTCATCTGGCAACTATAAAGCAGGGGCGTATGATGCAGTAAGATATGCCTTGTTTACCCCAGGTGGGACCTCTGTGAATAGCCAGCAAGCTCACCAGATTTGTACTCGTGGTAGAGACTTGTGGCAACAGTCAGTAGACGATCTTGGGGAGCATGAAAATACTGATGGACTTATGATGCTTTCTTGCCTCTGTTTAGGAGGGAGACAGGTGCCTACAGGTCAGTTAAGAGAGTTTATGGAAGGGGTTAGAGATACCTTTACCGATGAAGGAGAGTCTGTTGATCCGACGACAGATGATATTCTTGACTTAGCAGCCCAAATCGATGCTGCAGAACTTTCTAAACCAGGTAGTAAGAACGATATCTTAGCTTACTTAGGGAATTGTGGGAAAGCCACTTTAGATAATAGCCAAGTGAGTAATCTTGTTTTAGATAGTCAAGAAGAGACCAGTCCTCAACAAGTTCGAGACAATTCCCAAGAGATCCAACGATTATTGGATTATGCGCAACAAACAGATCCCGTTTTGTTTTTACAAACAGTAACAGCGCTAACCTCCGATATATTCTTCGAAGGCGGAGAGAGTGTAGGAGATCCTTTCGATTACTAA
- a CDS encoding TmeB family type III secretion system effector yields MNSVGPIGGNFRPEETNDPQNDERIDVPDVDEGELEERVSDHAESVIAENSETLLRTTSSEGASESLQQHISLEESPRQRGFLGRIREAVASIWKRRISRRSGSYDLRKAEEQQGIEQMLHHSKMPSLTKPYHHCREFSDSCLNAVRRFFAKIFHALRDAYARNCTRSGLNFCGAREDSIEVLAATGLLLRMATLHSFEQVGGDYEERLENNDAPVIDEGRTLIDDTEEHIEAILSSRTQWSRETMLGFSRGLVKLCATPYYANPFSCLKSITALEKKDPSADYTQALVLASEIDRLAEQAPQAAKYVLDALRVRTSELLGELITIDLLPPLGRVGRGGVFFPVNDQLVVQIVNANIRRLYSTFAQDHQAYLRMIDGLVQNFFFIPSEEDPSSVGNI; encoded by the coding sequence GTGAATAGTGTAGGTCCTATTGGGGGCAATTTTAGACCTGAAGAAACGAATGATCCTCAAAACGATGAGCGGATTGATGTGCCTGATGTTGACGAGGGGGAGCTAGAAGAGCGTGTTTCTGATCACGCAGAATCTGTGATTGCAGAAAATTCGGAAACACTGCTTCGTACCACTTCTTCGGAAGGAGCAAGTGAAAGTCTTCAGCAACATATCAGTTTGGAAGAATCTCCACGTCAACGCGGTTTTTTAGGAAGAATTCGTGAGGCTGTTGCTTCTATTTGGAAGCGGCGTATTTCGCGGCGTAGTGGGAGTTATGATCTGAGAAAAGCGGAAGAGCAGCAGGGAATTGAGCAGATGCTGCATCATTCTAAAATGCCTTCTTTAACTAAGCCTTATCACCATTGCCGTGAGTTTAGTGATTCGTGCTTAAATGCAGTCAGGAGATTTTTTGCTAAAATTTTTCATGCTTTACGAGACGCCTATGCTCGTAATTGTACACGTTCTGGCTTAAATTTTTGTGGGGCTAGAGAAGATTCTATAGAAGTGCTTGCTGCGACTGGGCTACTTTTGCGTATGGCAACGCTACATTCTTTTGAACAAGTGGGCGGAGATTATGAAGAGCGATTGGAAAATAATGATGCTCCAGTGATCGATGAAGGAAGAACGCTTATTGATGATACAGAAGAGCACATTGAAGCCATATTGAGTAGCAGAACGCAATGGTCTAGAGAGACTATGCTAGGTTTTTCTCGTGGGCTAGTTAAACTGTGCGCAACTCCGTATTACGCGAATCCTTTTTCATGTTTGAAGTCTATTACAGCTTTGGAGAAAAAGGACCCTTCCGCGGACTACACCCAGGCTTTGGTATTGGCTAGCGAAATTGATCGATTAGCGGAACAGGCTCCTCAAGCAGCAAAGTATGTTTTAGATGCTCTTCGGGTTCGGACTTCAGAATTATTAGGGGAACTCATTACTATTGATCTACTCCCTCCTTTAGGAAGAGTGGGGAGAGGAGGAGTGTTTTTCCCTGTGAACGATCAGCTGGTTGTTCAGATCGTTAATGCGAATATAAGACGTTTGTATTCTACATTTGCACAAGATCATCAGGCTTATCTACGTATGATAGATGGGTTAGTTCAGAATTTCTTCTTCATTCCTAGTGAAGAAGATCCCTCTTCAGTTGGGAACATCTAG
- a CDS encoding endonuclease III domain-containing protein, translated as MNKLRVPSKRAFILNTLNQLFPNPEPSLKGWHSPFQLLIAILLSGNSTDKVVNTVIPALFAKAPDAQSMSKLPLSEIYSLIAPCGLGERKSVYIHELSCILVERYAQEPPRSLSELTKLPGVGRKTASVFLSIYYGENTFPVDTHILRLAHRWKLSTKRSPSAAEKDLVAFFGKTNSPKLHLQLIYYAREYCPALHHKIDACPICSFLNS; from the coding sequence ATGAACAAGCTACGCGTACCATCCAAGCGAGCATTTATCTTAAACACCTTGAACCAACTGTTCCCCAATCCTGAACCTTCTTTAAAAGGATGGCATTCTCCTTTCCAGCTTCTTATCGCCATTCTTTTATCTGGGAACTCCACGGACAAAGTTGTCAATACTGTTATACCGGCTCTCTTTGCTAAAGCTCCTGATGCGCAATCCATGAGTAAACTTCCTCTTTCTGAAATATATTCGCTCATTGCTCCTTGTGGATTGGGAGAACGCAAATCCGTTTACATCCATGAACTGTCTTGTATTCTTGTAGAGCGTTATGCTCAGGAGCCTCCTCGCTCCCTTTCGGAGCTGACCAAGCTTCCCGGAGTAGGAAGAAAAACCGCCTCAGTTTTTTTAAGCATCTACTATGGAGAGAATACTTTCCCTGTAGATACGCATATTCTTCGCCTAGCTCATCGTTGGAAACTTTCTACAAAACGTAGCCCTTCTGCAGCAGAGAAAGATTTAGTCGCATTCTTTGGGAAGACGAATTCACCGAAATTACATCTACAACTTATCTACTATGCAAGAGAGTATTGTCCGGCCCTACATCACAAAATAGATGCTTGTCCTATTTGTTCTTTCTTAAATTCTTAA
- the mnmE gene encoding tRNA uridine-5-carboxymethylaminomethyl(34) synthesis GTPase MnmE: protein MLQNDTIAAIATPPGEGSVAIVRVSGPDAISISNRIFSGNIAGYASHTAHLGTVVHNEVCIDQALVLIMRTPRSFTGEDIVEFQCHGGYFACSQILNALLAEGARAALPGEFSQRAFLNGKIDLIQAEAIQQLISAENIDAFHIAQNQFQGHTSQAISSISSLIIEALAYIEVLADFPEEDIETERSLPVQKITEALTITQELLSSFDEGQRLAQGTSIVLAGLPNAGKSSILNALTQKNRAIVTDIPGTTRDILEENWVLQGKNLRLIDSAGIRETENIVEKEGIERARQAMSQAEGILWVMDASQPVPEFPAILYQKPTILLWNKCDVASPPQLEVPFQQIFVSAKTGKGFSELRQALNKWLHTTQLGKSSKVFLVSARHHSLLHAVHTCLTDALTGFQEHLPNECLALDLRQALHSIGNLSGSEVTENVLGEIFSKFCIGK, encoded by the coding sequence ATGCTTCAAAATGATACAATCGCTGCCATTGCAACTCCTCCGGGAGAAGGGAGTGTCGCCATTGTGCGCGTCTCTGGCCCTGACGCTATTTCTATTTCTAATCGTATTTTTTCTGGCAATATTGCAGGCTATGCCTCGCATACAGCCCACCTTGGCACTGTAGTTCATAATGAAGTTTGTATTGATCAAGCTTTAGTGTTGATTATGCGAACCCCCCGTTCTTTTACAGGTGAAGACATTGTAGAATTCCAATGCCATGGAGGATACTTCGCTTGCTCTCAAATTTTGAATGCCTTGTTGGCGGAAGGGGCTCGCGCAGCACTTCCCGGAGAATTTTCACAACGAGCTTTTTTGAATGGGAAAATCGACCTAATTCAAGCAGAGGCTATACAACAGCTCATTTCAGCTGAAAATATTGATGCTTTTCATATTGCCCAAAATCAATTTCAAGGGCATACCTCACAAGCCATTTCCTCGATTTCCTCCTTAATCATAGAAGCTTTAGCCTACATAGAAGTTTTAGCAGACTTCCCTGAAGAAGATATAGAAACGGAACGTTCCCTTCCTGTGCAAAAAATCACAGAAGCTCTCACTATCACACAAGAGCTTCTTTCTAGCTTTGATGAGGGACAACGTCTTGCTCAAGGGACAAGCATTGTTTTAGCAGGGCTTCCCAATGCAGGGAAATCTTCTATACTCAATGCTCTTACTCAAAAAAATCGAGCAATTGTTACCGACATACCAGGAACAACTCGCGATATTTTAGAAGAAAACTGGGTTTTGCAAGGGAAGAATCTTCGTCTGATTGATTCTGCAGGTATTCGAGAAACCGAAAACATTGTTGAAAAAGAAGGAATAGAACGCGCTCGGCAGGCCATGAGTCAAGCAGAGGGCATCCTCTGGGTTATGGATGCCTCTCAACCTGTTCCAGAATTTCCTGCCATCCTATACCAAAAGCCGACTATTTTACTTTGGAATAAATGCGATGTTGCATCTCCCCCTCAACTAGAGGTCCCTTTTCAGCAAATTTTTGTATCTGCTAAAACTGGAAAAGGGTTTTCGGAATTGCGACAAGCATTAAACAAATGGCTCCACACCACACAATTAGGAAAATCTTCTAAAGTCTTTTTAGTTTCTGCAAGGCATCACAGCTTGCTGCATGCTGTTCATACATGCTTAACAGATGCGTTAACAGGATTCCAAGAACATCTCCCTAATGAATGCCTTGCATTAGATCTCAGACAAGCTTTACATTCTATAGGGAATCTATCTGGATCTGAAGTCACTGAAAATGTTTTAGGAGAAATTTTCAGTAAATTTTGTATAGGGAAATAG
- a CDS encoding phosphatidylserine decarboxylase produces the protein MESQEFLYVNRETGAVEKEPVCCSFAIKFFLETRLGRGVYSFLCKNSLFSRIVGRFQRLRMTRRFIRPFVEKYRICEDEALRPLCDFTSFNDFFIRKLKPEARPICGGSEICVTPADGAYLVFPSIKDVSLFSVKNQLFSLNSLLEDQQLASEYAEGSMAIARLAPFDYHRFHFPVEGIAGTPRLINGYLFSVHPLMLKRNLKVFAENKREITVIESKEFGKVVYIEIGALNVGSIHQTFAPGSYVGKGAEKGFFAFGGSTVVLLFEPQRIIFDADLVHHSAQGLETRCRMGQSLGKRFSS, from the coding sequence ATGGAATCGCAAGAATTTTTATATGTGAATCGCGAAACAGGTGCTGTGGAAAAAGAGCCAGTCTGTTGTTCTTTTGCGATTAAGTTTTTTCTTGAAACCCGATTAGGGAGGGGGGTGTATTCTTTTTTATGTAAGAATAGCTTGTTTTCTCGAATCGTGGGCAGGTTTCAACGACTGCGAATGACAAGGCGCTTTATTAGGCCTTTTGTTGAAAAATATCGTATTTGCGAAGACGAGGCATTACGTCCCCTTTGTGATTTCACATCTTTTAACGATTTTTTTATACGGAAACTTAAGCCAGAAGCTCGGCCTATTTGTGGAGGGAGTGAAATATGTGTCACTCCTGCGGACGGTGCCTATCTGGTGTTTCCTTCTATAAAGGATGTTTCTTTGTTTTCTGTTAAAAACCAACTTTTTTCTTTGAACTCTTTGTTAGAAGATCAGCAATTAGCTTCCGAATATGCAGAAGGAAGTATGGCTATTGCTAGGTTGGCACCTTTTGATTACCACCGATTTCATTTTCCAGTGGAAGGTATTGCAGGTACCCCCAGACTGATTAATGGGTATCTCTTTTCCGTTCACCCGCTGATGCTTAAAAGGAATTTAAAAGTGTTCGCCGAAAATAAGCGGGAGATAACCGTTATAGAGTCTAAGGAGTTTGGCAAAGTTGTCTATATAGAAATAGGGGCTTTAAATGTCGGCTCCATCCATCAAACTTTTGCTCCTGGTAGCTATGTAGGGAAGGGAGCAGAAAAAGGTTTCTTTGCTTTTGGGGGATCGACAGTTGTGTTGTTGTTTGAGCCTCAGCGTATTATTTTTGATGCGGACTTGGTGCACCATTCTGCCCAAGGCTTAGAAACTCGATGTCGAATGGGACAATCTTTAGGAAAACGTTTCTCTTCATAA